A genomic window from Purpureocillium takamizusanense chromosome 2, complete sequence includes:
- a CDS encoding putative NRPS-like protein biosynthetic cluster (EggNog:ENOG503NUND~antiSMASH:Cluster_2.6~COG:I~SMCOG1002:AMP-dependent synthetase and ligase), with translation MATQPTAISSIRHQEDNTVPVTERLSLVHGPLDPPLVDLTLGELLELQTYQHGTHECIVIPWTGARWTYSDLNQQSSSLAQALLDMGIGVGDRVGIMAGNCEQYAAVFFAVAKIGAVLVILNNTYTPTEAMYGIEFSDCKVFFTTKTIGKLDNTRLLDELRGKKKGGKGPQVFILRGESSGYTTYDDLTRASGRKNHDRLYRAMRRVLPHQVVNLQFTSGTTGMPKAAMLTHHNLVNNSRFIGDRMRLTSEDILCCPPPLFHCFGLVLGLLAIVTHGGKIVYPAEVFDIPSTLRAISDEGCTAVHGVPAMFDSLFQAELPPGFSCDRLRTGIIAGAPVPRYLMELLVNRFGMSEFTSSYGLTEASPTCFNAFTDDAMDTRLTTVGTVMPHAQAKIVDRDGNIVPIGTRGELCMAGYQLQAGYWNNSEKTNEVMVRDAAGVLWLHTGDEAVFDENGYCTITGRFKDIIIRGGENIYPLEIEERLMAHPSVSRAIVVGLKDKHYGEVVGAFVERSDNGARPSDAELRDWVRTQLGKHKSPTHVFWLGEEGVPADVPLTGSGKVRKFEMAKLGDEMLRQRGKTAKL, from the exons ATGGCTACTCAACCGACTGCGATATCGTCCATCCGCCACCAGGAGGACAACACAGTCCCTGTGACCGAGCGCCTTTCTCTGGTTCACGGCCCCCTCGACCCTCCTCTTGTCGATCTCActctcggcgagctcctcgagctaCAGACATACCAGCATGGAACGCACGAGTGCATCGTCATCCCCTGGACGGGGGCCCGCTGGACCTACAGTGACCTCAACCAGCAAAGTTCCTCGCTCGCCCAGGCCCTCCTCGACatgggcatcggcgtcggcgatcGCGTTGGCATCATGGCAGGCAACTGCGAGCAATAcgcggccgtcttcttcgccgtggccaagataggcgccgtgctcgtcaTCCTGAATAACACGTACACGCCCACCGAGGCCATGTACGGCATCGAGTTTTCCGACTGCAAGGTGTTTTTCACAACCAAGACCAtcggcaagctcgacaaCACAAGGCTGCTGGATGAGCTACGGGGAAAGAAGAAAGGAGGGAAAGGCCCCCAAGTGTTTATACTACGCGGCGAGTCAAGCGGGTACACGACATACGACGACCTTACTCGGGCGAGCGGTCGCAAGAACCACGACCGGCTGTACCGGGCGATGAGACGGGTTCTACCTCACCAGGTGGTCAACTTGCAGTTCACAAGCGGAACGACAGGCATGCCCAAAGCGGCCATGCTCACGCATCA CAATCTGGTCAACAACTCGCGATTCATCGGCGATAGAATGCGCCTCACCTCCGAGGACATCctctgctgcccgccgccgctgttccACTGtttcggcctcgtccttggcctaCTGGCCATTGTCACCCATGGCGGCAAGATTGTCTACCCAGCCGAGGTCTTTGACATCCCCTCAACGCTGCGGGCAATCTCCGACGAGGGCTGTACGGCGGTTCACGGCGTGCCGGCCATGTTTGATTCACTCTTCCAAGCGGAGCTCCCGCCCGGCTTCAGCTGCGATAGGCTGCGAACGGGCATCATCGCGGGCGCCCCGGTCCCACGGTATCTCATGGAGCTGCTGGTGAACCGTTTTGGCATGTCCGAGTTCACAAGCAGTTACGGCCTGAcggaggcgtcgccgacatgctTCAACGCAttcaccgacgacgccatggacacAAGACTCACGACCGTCGGCACTGTGATGCCGCACGCACAGGCCAAGATTGTAGACCGGGACGGCAACATTGTGCCCATAGGCACCAGGGGCGAGCTTTGTATGGCTGGCTACCAGCTGCAGGCTGGCTACTGGAACAACTCGGAGAAGACCAACGAGGTCATGGTgcgggacgcggcgggcgtgctcTGGCTTCACACTGGGGATGAGGCGGTGTTTGACGAGAACGGATACTGCACCATCACGGGCCGCTTCAAGGACATAATCATCCGAG GTGGCGAGAACATCTATCCTCTGGAAatcgaggagcgcctcaTGGCTCACCCGTCAGTGtcgcgcgccatcgtcgtcggtctcAAGGACAAGCACTacggcgaggtggtgggcgcCTTCGTGGAGCGGAGCGACAAcggggcgcggccgagcgatgccgagctgcgcgactgGGTGCGCACACAGCTCGGCAAGCACAAGTCGCCCACGCACGTCTTCtggctcggcgaggagggcgtgccggccgacgtgccgctcacgggcagcggcaaggtGCGCAAATTTGAGATGGCCAAGCTTGGCGACGAGATGCTGCGCCAGCGGGGAAAGACTGCCAAGCTGTGA
- the SAT14 gene encoding Putative O-acetyltransferase sat14 (COG:J~antiSMASH:Cluster_2.6~SMCOG1203:putative siderophore biosynthesis protein~EggNog:ENOG503NVNI), giving the protein MAAAPLVIQLASLSADETVLKLPHPYLTEYVLGKQASRGELPLYQLREKPTTTASSSSSSSQKQQQQQQQQRQLPGKLDNPALAFSEPAHLKSSELPPASNNGAWARARRSPCSTVVWDGADSSSPPPSLAQLWLLIYFLFTVRPAEELLRLELKGRDASTLARQLTDVLLAVEHPLPPRAEKKKRASSSTEANESVVVVALRSTFWQGAGSPFGPRPVWCPDESPKSLSGGPNPLASYPLTPLHHTITVASAGDPQDPERCQQSWHPVRPAKPAPGAVVYSRWIPHLKETFSMVSLDWEDPEHLRLFHEWQNDPRVSQGWNESGTVEHHRQYLRNIHEDPHQLAILAKWDDTYFAYFEVYWAKEDRLGGYYDADDFDRGRHSLVGDVRFRGPHRVSAWWSSLMHYLFLDDPRTMHVVGEPKDTNSTVVMYDLIHGFGLDKFVDLPHKRSAFVRCPRGRFFQLCPLAENEKAVGGMRIGLVPKL; this is encoded by the exons ATGGCTGCCGCTCCCCTGGTGATCCAGCTGGCGTCTCTGTCCGCCGATGAGACCGTCCTCAAGCTGCCTCACCCGTACCTCACCGAGTACGTCCtcggcaagcaagccagtCGAGGCGAGCTTCCCCTTTACCAGCTTCGCGAaaagcccaccaccactgcgtcctcctcctcgtcctcctctcagaaacagcagcagcagcagcagcagcagcgacagctccccggcaagctcgacaaccccgccctcgccttctccGAGCCCGCGCACCTCAAGTCGAGCGAGCTCCCTCCCGCGTCCAACAACGGCGCCTGGGCCCGCGCCAGGCGATCGCCATGCTCGACCGTCGTCTGGGACGGTGCTgattcgtcgtcgccgccgccgtcgctggcgcagcTTTGGCTCCTCATCTACTTCCTCTTCAccgtccggccggccgaggagctgcttcgcctcgagctcaaggGCCGCGATGCCTCGACCCTGGCCCGGCAGCTGACGGACGTccttctcgccgtcgagcacccgctgccgccccgcgcggagaagaagaagagggcctCTTCGTCCACCGAGGCGAACGAgagtgtcgtcgtcgtggctctCCGGAGCACCTTTTGGCAAGGCGCCGGCTCGCCCTTTGGCCCGCGCCCCGTCTGGTGCCCCGACGAGTCGCCCAAGTCGCTGTCGGGAGGCCCGAACCCGCTGGCCTCGTACCCCCTCACGCCGCTGCACCacaccatcaccgtcgcctcggccggcgatCCGCAAGACCCCGAGCGCTGCCAGCAGTCGTGGCATCCCGTCCGGCCCGCGAAGCCAGCCCCGGGGGCCGTCGTGTACAGCCGCTGGATCCCTCATCTCAAGGAGACCTTCTCCATGGTCTCGCTCGACTGGGAGGACCCGGAGCACCTGAGGCTGTTCCACGAATGGCAAAACGACCCTCGCGTCTCCCAGGGGTGGAACGAGTCGGGCACCGTGGAGCACCATCGCCAATACTTGCGCAACATCCACGAGGATCCTCACCAGCTCGCCATCTTGGCCAAGTGGGACGACACCTACTTTGCTTACTTTGAGGTGTACTGGGCCAAG GAGGATCGCCTGGGCGGCTActacgacgccgacgactttgaccgcggccgccactctctggtcggcgacgtgcgCTTCCGCGGGCCTCATCGCGTCTCTGCCTGGTGGAGCAGCCTCATGCACtacctcttcctcgacgacccgcgCACCatgcacgtcgtcggcgagcccaAGGACACCAACTCCACCGTCGTCATGTACGACCTCATCCACGGCTTCGGCCTCGACAAGTTCGTCGACCTGCCCCACAAGCGGAGCGCCTTTGTTCGCTGCCCCCGCGGCAGGTTTTTCCAGCTGTGCCCCCTGGCCGAGAACGAGAAGGCGGTCGGAGGCATGCGCATCGGCTTGGTGCCCAAACTGTAA